The proteins below are encoded in one region of Myxococcales bacterium:
- the pckA gene encoding phosphoenolpyruvate carboxykinase (ATP), which yields MDLKQYRIDVSNVTRNPSVAELYELALAYEKGTAVSSTGALIAYSGEKTGRSPNDKRVVNDPQSTNDVWWGNVNIKLDEQAFQINRERARDYLNTRGHLYVIDGFAGWEKENRIKVRIICERAYHALFMKNMLIRPTEDELKSFGDPDYVVFNAGRFPANRYTTGMTSKTSVDLSFKDREIVILGTEYAGEMKKGVFTIMNYLMPKRNILSMHCSANEGDDPKDVSIFFGLSGTGKTTLSADPNRKLIGDDEHCWSDQGVSNIEGGCYAKVIDLSKEAEPEIYDAIRFGSVLENVVYSQQTHEVDYADTSITQNTRCSYPIEFIDNAKIPCVAGHAKNVVFLTCDAFSVLPPVSELSPEQAMYHFISGYTAKVAGTEVGVTEPEATFSACFGAPFMVWHPAKYAELLAERIRKHNAKVWLVNTGWSGGPYGIGKRMSIAHTRAIIDGIHSGALEKSEKVKDPIFGFMIPKACPGVPPEVLQPANTWKDKKAFEETAKKLAKRFQENFKRFEEGASEAIINAGPKL from the coding sequence ATGGACCTTAAACAATACCGCATCGACGTTAGCAACGTCACCCGCAACCCCTCTGTTGCAGAACTTTACGAACTTGCCTTGGCCTACGAAAAAGGCACAGCTGTCTCTTCAACCGGCGCTCTCATTGCTTATTCCGGCGAAAAAACTGGCCGCAGCCCCAACGACAAGCGTGTTGTCAATGATCCCCAAAGCACGAACGACGTTTGGTGGGGCAACGTAAACATCAAACTTGACGAGCAAGCCTTTCAAATCAACCGCGAACGTGCACGGGACTACCTGAACACCCGCGGCCATCTCTACGTGATCGATGGATTTGCCGGTTGGGAAAAAGAAAACCGCATCAAAGTCCGCATCATCTGCGAGCGCGCTTATCACGCCTTGTTCATGAAAAACATGCTGATTCGCCCCACCGAAGATGAACTCAAATCCTTTGGGGATCCTGACTACGTGGTGTTCAACGCAGGACGCTTTCCTGCCAACCGCTACACCACCGGCATGACTTCCAAAACAAGCGTGGATTTGAGCTTCAAGGATCGCGAAATCGTGATTCTCGGTACCGAATACGCCGGTGAGATGAAAAAGGGCGTCTTCACCATCATGAACTATTTGATGCCGAAACGAAACATTCTGTCGATGCACTGCTCGGCTAACGAAGGAGACGATCCCAAAGACGTTTCCATCTTCTTCGGACTCTCTGGCACGGGTAAAACCACGCTATCCGCTGACCCCAATCGCAAACTGATTGGCGATGATGAACATTGCTGGAGCGATCAAGGCGTCTCCAACATCGAAGGCGGCTGCTATGCCAAGGTGATCGATCTTTCAAAAGAGGCTGAGCCTGAAATTTACGATGCGATTCGTTTCGGATCGGTGCTTGAAAATGTCGTTTACTCACAACAGACGCATGAAGTCGACTATGCCGACACCAGCATCACGCAAAACACGCGCTGCTCCTACCCCATCGAGTTTATCGACAACGCCAAGATCCCTTGCGTTGCCGGTCATGCCAAAAATGTGGTGTTCCTTACCTGCGATGCCTTCAGCGTCTTGCCTCCGGTCAGCGAGCTTAGCCCCGAGCAAGCCATGTACCACTTCATCAGTGGCTACACAGCCAAAGTAGCGGGCACTGAAGTCGGCGTCACCGAACCCGAAGCAACTTTCTCCGCGTGCTTTGGTGCACCCTTCATGGTTTGGCATCCGGCGAAATACGCCGAGCTTTTGGCCGAACGCATTCGCAAACACAACGCCAAAGTCTGGCTAGTGAACACCGGTTGGTCCGGCGGCCCTTACGGCATCGGCAAACGGATGAGCATTGCACACACCCGCGCCATCATCGATGGCATTCACAGCGGCGCTTTGGAAAAGTCGGAAAAAGTAAAAGACCCCATCTTTGGTTTTATGATTCCCAAAGCATGTCCCGGCGTTCCCCCAGAAGTCTTGCAACCCGCCAACACCTGGAAAGACAAAAAGGCCTTTGAAGAGACAGCTAAGAAACTCGCCAAACGTTTCCAAGAAAACTTCAAACGCTTCGAAGAAGGCGCCTCCGAAGCCATCATCAATGCAGGGCCCAAGCTCTAA
- a CDS encoding inositol-3-phosphate synthase: protein MTTPRTIKPAQGKLGVLLPGMGAVGTTFIAGCLLARKGLAEPVGALSQMGTIRLGRRTENRCPKIKDFVPLASLDDLVFGGWDLFPVNAYTAAKEAGVLSSEHIEAVKDELESIKAMPAVFFPEYVKRLRGENVKSETNKWKLAQAVREDIQQFKSKNKLERCVAVWCGSTEVHTEVSAVHQSLRAFEEGLKNSDPAISPSMIYAYACLQERVSYSNGAPNLTVDIPALLELAKEKQVPVSGKDFKTGQTLMKTIVAPGLRARMLGIHGWFSTNILGNRDGEVLDDPDSFKTKEVSKLGVLETILQPDLHPSLYGDLHHKVRIEYYKPRGDQKEGWDNLDIFGWLGYPMQIKLNFLCRDSILAAPIVLDLALFSDLAQRANMSGIQEWLSFFYKSPMIAPGLYPENDLFVQSMKFKNTLRWLKGEDLITHLGNEYYD, encoded by the coding sequence ATGACTACTCCTCGCACCATCAAACCCGCTCAAGGCAAACTTGGCGTCCTTCTTCCTGGCATGGGCGCTGTTGGAACCACCTTTATTGCTGGTTGCTTGCTCGCACGCAAAGGCCTTGCAGAACCCGTAGGCGCTCTTAGCCAAATGGGCACCATTCGACTTGGCCGACGCACCGAGAACCGTTGTCCTAAAATAAAAGACTTTGTCCCTTTGGCCTCGCTCGATGATCTTGTGTTTGGTGGATGGGATCTTTTCCCCGTGAATGCCTACACCGCCGCCAAAGAAGCGGGTGTGCTCAGCAGCGAGCATATCGAAGCAGTCAAAGACGAACTCGAAAGTATCAAAGCCATGCCGGCTGTCTTTTTTCCGGAGTATGTCAAACGATTGCGCGGCGAAAACGTCAAAAGCGAAACCAACAAATGGAAACTCGCACAGGCCGTTCGCGAGGACATCCAGCAGTTCAAAAGCAAAAACAAACTCGAGCGCTGCGTCGCGGTCTGGTGCGGATCCACCGAAGTGCATACCGAAGTAAGCGCGGTCCATCAATCCTTACGCGCGTTCGAAGAAGGCCTTAAAAACAGCGATCCGGCGATAAGCCCATCGATGATTTACGCCTATGCGTGTCTTCAAGAACGCGTATCGTACTCAAACGGTGCGCCCAACCTCACGGTTGACATTCCTGCCTTGCTTGAACTGGCGAAAGAAAAACAGGTTCCTGTTTCTGGCAAAGATTTCAAAACCGGACAAACCTTGATGAAGACCATCGTTGCGCCGGGCCTTCGCGCTCGCATGCTAGGCATCCATGGCTGGTTTTCCACGAACATCCTTGGAAACCGCGACGGCGAAGTGCTTGACGATCCCGATAGCTTCAAGACAAAAGAAGTCTCTAAGCTTGGTGTACTTGAAACCATCTTGCAGCCAGATCTTCATCCCTCTCTTTACGGCGATCTGCACCACAAAGTGCGCATTGAATATTACAAACCACGCGGCGATCAAAAAGAAGGCTGGGATAACTTGGACATCTTTGGGTGGCTCGGCTACCCGATGCAAATCAAACTCAATTTTTTATGTCGAGACTCCATCTTAGCGGCACCCATCGTGCTTGATCTCGCACTGTTTAGCGACCTTGCGCAGCGCGCCAACATGTCTGGAATCCAAGAGTGGCTATCGTTCTTTTACAAGAGCCCCATGATTGCTCCGGGTCTTTATCCAGAAAACGACTTGTTTGTACAAAGCATGAAATTCAAAAACACTTTACGTTGGCTCAAGGGAGAGGACCTCATCACTCATCTTGGAAACGAGTATTACGATTGA
- a CDS encoding ribosome maturation factor RimP, with amino-acid sequence MQAPTDLEKKIQLLAEPICRVHGLECLIVRFGRAPGGALLKVIIERAADREQSSGAASNAGVSIDDCVAVSRDLSAALDAQDTISTNYRLEVSSPGLERPLVKAADFERFKGYEIKLQTLRPVERRKRFQGILKGLSEQTVQLELEDQSLGVELENISKANLVYRFDKKH; translated from the coding sequence ATGCAAGCCCCAACCGATCTTGAAAAAAAAATACAGCTACTGGCCGAGCCTATTTGTCGAGTGCATGGGCTGGAATGTTTGATAGTGCGTTTTGGACGTGCGCCGGGTGGTGCTTTGCTCAAGGTTATTATTGAACGCGCAGCAGACCGGGAACAAAGCTCAGGGGCAGCTTCAAACGCTGGTGTAAGCATTGATGATTGCGTGGCGGTCAGTCGTGACCTTTCAGCGGCGCTTGATGCTCAGGATACGATAAGCACCAATTATCGTTTGGAAGTAAGTTCGCCTGGGCTAGAACGTCCTCTGGTCAAAGCGGCTGACTTTGAGCGCTTTAAAGGATATGAAATAAAGCTTCAGACCTTGCGTCCGGTTGAACGTCGTAAGCGTTTTCAGGGTATTTTAAAAGGGTTGTCTGAACAAACAGTGCAACTTGAGCTCGAGGATCAATCGCTGGGTGTTGAGTTAGAAAACATTAGTAAAGCAAATTTAGTTTATCGCTTCGATAAGAAGCATTGA
- a CDS encoding DUF448 domain-containing protein, with amino-acid sequence MKQGTVQEIAHASMRRCVGCGEQDQPKALLRFAYDALSHRLAPDIRGKLSGRGVSVHPHSRCLSLASRRGGFSRSLRRSISVDPSELSALAQKGYEQRVVSLLIAAHRNRLAVLGHDALSDMLRSGKVALVLVAQDAAERSRKLGVSTPNVCEFGSREFLGKLFGREELALIGILSEGVAKEILNALACVKALAEGE; translated from the coding sequence GTGAAACAAGGAACTGTACAGGAAATAGCGCATGCCAGCATGCGTCGCTGTGTGGGCTGTGGTGAGCAAGATCAACCCAAGGCATTGTTGCGCTTTGCTTACGACGCGCTTTCGCATCGCCTTGCTCCGGATATAAGGGGCAAGCTTTCTGGACGCGGGGTCTCTGTTCATCCGCATTCGCGTTGCTTGAGCTTAGCTTCGCGTCGTGGCGGCTTTTCGCGCAGTCTGCGGCGCTCAATTAGTGTTGATCCGTCAGAGCTCAGTGCTTTAGCACAAAAAGGCTATGAGCAACGCGTCGTATCGTTGCTGATTGCGGCCCATCGAAATCGTCTGGCTGTATTGGGACATGACGCGCTTAGTGATATGCTTCGCTCCGGCAAAGTCGCCCTTGTGCTGGTAGCGCAAGATGCGGCTGAACGAAGTAGAAAACTCGGAGTTTCCACGCCGAACGTCTGCGAGTTTGGGAGCAGGGAATTTTTGGGTAAACTTTTCGGACGCGAGGAACTCGCGCTCATTGGCATCCTCAGTGAAGGGGTCGCTAAGGAAATTTTAAACGCATTGGCCTGTGTGAAGGCTCTTGCTGAGGGAGAGTAG
- a CDS encoding NTP transferase domain-containing protein: protein MTKKAVILAAGLGSRLVSRKDLPKPLQPVGGVPLIVRTLRKLEALGLEDVAVIVGYRGELLGEVLQFYRFDFKLHIIFNDEWEKPNGTSLLKAKDFVDGPSFVLMSDHLCSLSLLQRVDVFPVGTDEAVLGVDFDIPRCFDLPDATKVALRGGKIVEIGKELPSYEALDTGVFKITPALMDALDNVNGPKGCSLSEGIAALAAKGKMRAVDIGRAPWVDVDTPEARDFAEANLACYESVEADLPLQQPVPSVPSRLSA from the coding sequence ATGACAAAAAAAGCAGTGATACTTGCCGCAGGGTTGGGTTCTCGTCTTGTGAGCCGGAAAGACCTTCCAAAACCCCTTCAGCCTGTTGGTGGTGTGCCGCTTATTGTGCGGACTCTGCGCAAGCTTGAGGCCCTTGGCCTAGAAGATGTGGCTGTGATTGTAGGGTACCGAGGGGAGTTGCTCGGTGAAGTTCTGCAATTTTATCGCTTCGACTTTAAACTTCACATCATTTTTAACGATGAATGGGAAAAGCCAAATGGCACATCGCTGCTCAAGGCCAAAGATTTTGTAGATGGTCCTAGTTTTGTGTTGATGAGCGATCATTTGTGTTCCTTGTCCTTGTTGCAGCGGGTGGATGTTTTTCCCGTGGGCACGGACGAAGCTGTGCTGGGCGTCGATTTTGATATCCCTCGTTGCTTTGATTTGCCTGACGCAACGAAGGTTGCTCTGCGTGGTGGAAAGATCGTTGAAATAGGTAAAGAGCTTCCGTCCTACGAAGCGCTGGACACCGGTGTATTCAAGATCACTCCAGCGTTGATGGACGCGCTTGATAATGTAAACGGCCCCAAAGGCTGTTCGCTTTCGGAAGGCATCGCGGCGTTGGCGGCGAAAGGCAAGATGCGAGCTGTGGATATCGGTAGAGCGCCATGGGTTGATGTCGATACCCCCGAAGCACGTGATTTTGCCGAGGCTAACTTGGCTTGTTACGAGAGTGTGGAAGCGGATCTTCCCTTGCAGCAGCCTGTGCCGAGCGTGCCATCACGACTCAGCGCCTAG
- a CDS encoding HU family DNA-binding protein — protein sequence MATGKRMTKAQIIGELSEKSGLTKKEVTNIFAGLQDLVKRELGKRGPGEFVIPDMLKLKVKSIPARKERKGIDPFTKQERVFPAKPASKKVRATALKKLKDLVA from the coding sequence ATGGCAACCGGAAAGCGTATGACCAAAGCGCAAATCATCGGAGAGCTCTCAGAAAAGTCGGGGCTTACCAAAAAAGAGGTCACAAATATTTTTGCTGGTCTTCAAGATCTAGTAAAGCGTGAGCTCGGTAAGCGTGGACCAGGTGAGTTTGTGATCCCTGATATGTTGAAACTCAAAGTAAAAAGCATCCCAGCGCGCAAAGAGCGCAAGGGAATTGATCCTTTCACCAAACAAGAGCGTGTTTTTCCTGCAAAACCCGCAAGCAAGAAAGTCCGCGCGACTGCATTGAAAAAGCTCAAAGACTTGGTTGCATAA
- a CDS encoding phosphodiester glycosidase family protein: MVFSLSGSAAAKDEWSHPYSGIKHLHRRENGKDYHATFVDLNSAELSVIATRPADRGLTVRDFAKRYDAQIAINANYYDVGIRPCGMAAGAGTVWTDAYEEACSMSFAFGALNQAKAFDSSETLKGPVSEEWMREIVSGKPWLVRQGIVQAGWHDPPHMRSPHPRTALGLSEDRNTLLIVVADGRKPGFPGLYGHQLAKIMADLGAYDAVNLDGGGSSVLYIEAEGGIQNHPSGSLRTVGNHLGIRVNKGAVWYGAALESMSSAPTLQAGDSATMWVRYRNTGRFTWRSTGPNQVELVSSLSRPSPFYLPSWVSSTIPVGLSHEVRPGDSVTFEFEIGAPAADGDFDLQLLPKMAGIEAVEGVAASWQLQVMDEPEQKALAARNAARGASMREKKDASGWTGICRTIC, translated from the coding sequence ATGGTTTTTTCGCTTTCAGGCTCCGCAGCGGCGAAAGACGAGTGGAGCCATCCTTATTCCGGTATCAAGCATCTGCATCGCCGAGAAAACGGAAAAGACTACCACGCTACCTTTGTCGATCTCAACTCAGCAGAATTATCGGTCATCGCGACGCGGCCTGCCGATCGAGGCCTTACTGTGCGCGATTTCGCCAAACGCTACGATGCGCAAATTGCGATTAATGCGAATTACTACGATGTTGGCATTCGTCCATGCGGCATGGCCGCCGGCGCTGGCACCGTATGGACCGATGCTTATGAAGAAGCATGTTCGATGAGCTTTGCCTTTGGCGCGCTGAACCAGGCCAAGGCTTTTGACTCGTCTGAGACATTAAAAGGGCCCGTGTCCGAGGAATGGATGCGGGAGATTGTTAGCGGCAAGCCTTGGCTTGTGCGCCAAGGTATTGTGCAAGCGGGCTGGCATGACCCGCCACACATGCGGAGTCCTCATCCACGCACAGCCCTCGGGTTAAGTGAGGATCGCAACACTTTGCTGATTGTGGTTGCCGATGGTCGCAAGCCAGGTTTCCCCGGGCTTTACGGTCATCAACTGGCAAAGATCATGGCCGATCTTGGGGCCTACGACGCAGTTAATCTCGACGGCGGAGGCTCTTCGGTTTTGTACATTGAAGCTGAAGGGGGCATTCAAAATCATCCGTCAGGTAGCCTAAGAACAGTGGGCAATCATCTGGGCATTCGAGTGAACAAGGGTGCCGTATGGTATGGCGCGGCTCTTGAGTCGATGAGTTCTGCACCGACGCTTCAAGCAGGTGATAGTGCAACGATGTGGGTGCGTTATCGAAATACAGGGCGCTTTACCTGGAGGTCTACCGGGCCGAATCAGGTCGAGCTGGTTTCCTCGCTTAGCAGGCCGTCTCCCTTTTATCTGCCAAGTTGGGTCTCCAGTACGATTCCGGTCGGTTTGAGCCATGAAGTGAGACCTGGAGACTCGGTAACTTTCGAGTTTGAGATTGGTGCGCCTGCGGCGGACGGTGACTTTGACCTGCAGTTGCTGCCTAAGATGGCGGGCATTGAGGCCGTTGAGGGTGTAGCTGCGTCCTGGCAGCTTCAGGTGATGGATGAGCCAGAACAAAAAGCCCTGGCGGCTCGAAATGCGGCCCGTGGCGCATCGATGCGGGAAAAAAAAGACGCCTCAGGTTGGACCGGAATTTGTCGCACAATATGCTGA
- the ybeY gene encoding rRNA maturation RNase YbeY: protein MPKNKSTTDKLSVGLELRGVRPSPQLKRAIVQRAKRMMQVLGLKNCELSLLLCGDRQIQILNRRYRNKDKATDVLSFPQIDDPRKMDCSMLGDVVISRTTAARQAREKGHSELDEITFLLAHGLLHLLGMDHRTAAEDRRMKARTDMLCQAVSKA, encoded by the coding sequence GTGCCGAAGAATAAATCCACGACTGATAAGTTGTCTGTAGGACTTGAGCTGCGCGGCGTTCGTCCTTCACCACAGCTCAAAAGAGCCATCGTTCAGCGCGCAAAGCGAATGATGCAAGTGTTAGGCTTGAAGAATTGCGAGCTTTCATTACTGCTTTGTGGTGATCGGCAAATTCAAATATTGAATCGCCGGTATCGAAACAAGGACAAGGCGACGGATGTGCTGTCGTTTCCGCAGATCGATGATCCACGTAAAATGGATTGTTCGATGCTTGGAGACGTTGTGATATCGAGGACGACGGCTGCTCGGCAAGCCCGCGAAAAAGGCCACTCAGAGCTCGATGAGATCACTTTTTTGCTGGCCCATGGCCTGCTTCATCTCCTTGGCATGGACCATCGGACGGCAGCCGAGGATCGGCGCATGAAAGCCCGGACCGACATGCTTTGCCAGGCAGTGAGTAAGGCCTAA
- a CDS encoding L,D-transpeptidase has translation MKRGKVSFVWWMSLIALAGCGKDSAESAVPSTEKEVGAVVEQQGPPKRIFARKHVVKVREAADKQSFRLGYLRAGAVLMSSSDRAVGNESCLGGWYPLETGGFVCNRRDVIAFEGSRLPERQAAQPKLDEKLPYVYGYNRKDGTPMYKRLPDEEEAMMYEGYVPPSAPPPVSSETSQAIELSTGESAKEETAPPTLDSLKAERESVLQRHLVRGFIVSLDREMEKGARKYWRTLSNGFIPYKRMYEMHGSDFRGKELNAETGLALPLAVMMSDNYLSYRLDDKQRLRRGAKPGYHTFFPVLGKSEHGGRVYYESGDGVLLRDRDLRLISIRDKPEEVADNEKWIDVDLNTQSLVAYVGETPVFATLVSTGRVMKREDPLRNHETPTGSFRITSKHLSATMDGDHAVDGPYSIEDVPYVMYFQLAYAFHSAFWHNRFGKSKSHGCINLAPWDARFLFNWAEPKLPAGWHGVFPKDDLPGTRVYIRGETEEG, from the coding sequence ATGAAAAGGGGAAAAGTATCTTTCGTTTGGTGGATGAGCTTAATCGCGTTGGCTGGCTGCGGCAAAGACTCTGCCGAGTCTGCAGTGCCTTCAACGGAAAAAGAAGTTGGGGCTGTTGTTGAGCAGCAAGGTCCGCCTAAACGTATTTTTGCACGAAAGCACGTTGTTAAGGTCCGTGAAGCGGCAGATAAACAAAGTTTTAGGCTGGGCTACTTGAGGGCGGGTGCCGTATTAATGTCCAGCAGTGATCGTGCGGTTGGCAACGAGAGCTGTCTTGGTGGATGGTATCCCTTGGAGACTGGCGGCTTTGTTTGCAACAGAAGAGATGTGATTGCTTTTGAGGGCAGCCGCTTACCCGAGCGTCAAGCTGCTCAACCGAAGCTCGATGAAAAGCTTCCTTACGTCTACGGTTACAATCGCAAAGATGGCACCCCGATGTACAAGCGACTTCCCGATGAAGAAGAAGCCATGATGTATGAAGGTTATGTCCCGCCCAGCGCGCCTCCTCCGGTCTCTAGCGAGACATCACAAGCCATTGAATTGTCGACGGGAGAAAGTGCAAAAGAAGAGACGGCCCCACCAACCTTGGACTCGCTCAAGGCGGAACGCGAAAGTGTGCTGCAGCGTCATTTGGTCAGAGGGTTTATTGTGAGTTTGGACCGCGAGATGGAAAAGGGTGCTCGCAAGTATTGGCGAACCTTATCCAATGGGTTTATTCCATATAAGCGCATGTACGAAATGCATGGAAGCGACTTTCGCGGCAAGGAACTCAATGCCGAGACAGGTTTGGCGCTTCCTTTAGCGGTGATGATGTCCGACAATTATTTAAGCTATCGACTGGATGATAAGCAGCGCCTTCGGCGAGGCGCTAAACCTGGCTACCACACTTTTTTTCCGGTGCTTGGAAAAAGTGAGCACGGTGGACGCGTGTATTACGAGAGTGGCGATGGTGTTTTGTTGCGGGATAGGGACCTGCGTTTAATCTCTATACGTGACAAACCCGAAGAGGTGGCCGACAATGAAAAATGGATTGATGTGGACCTAAACACGCAGAGTTTGGTGGCCTATGTTGGCGAGACCCCTGTGTTTGCGACTTTGGTTTCGACGGGTCGTGTGATGAAACGCGAAGACCCTCTGCGTAATCATGAGACACCCACGGGAAGTTTTCGGATTACCTCAAAACACCTAAGCGCTACGATGGACGGAGATCACGCCGTCGACGGGCCTTATTCGATCGAAGACGTTCCCTACGTGATGTATTTTCAACTTGCTTACGCTTTTCATTCAGCCTTCTGGCACAACCGATTCGGTAAAAGCAAAAGTCATGGCTGCATCAATCTCGCTCCATGGGATGCGCGTTTTCTGTTCAATTGGGCAGAGCCAAAGTTGCCAGCGGGATGGCATGGTGTTTTCCCGAAGGATGACTTGCCGGGTACGCGTGTGTACATCCGAGGCGAGACCGAAGAAGGTTGA
- a CDS encoding cyclic nucleotide-binding domain-containing protein → MLIADKSTRLQKRLEKSLQKGKYDDALLALFDLQRMDRRNPRWARRIGDIHRRIGNQKKCADAYEHAVDLYAKKGFITHAVAMAKTVLSIDPTRKAVLERVDPTAAQELLKKSRPPMAKGINAGESIEQSAQPLERANDEKSDELRFNDAGKRASGVFELSRQEVSGNRSEQPNPEADPDAERMANLPFFPLFADIPREALNDLVLQSELVELEKGQTVIKAGDKADSLYAIVEGQVIVDVPEIPGERDFILAEGEVFGEACLLNQEKRSATITTETPITALRISKPTLDALVKKHPHVGAVLLNLLTRRLISNLVQTSELFVPFDVETRQQLALLFEVRHAKIGTRIIEQGKRSDAMYIPLTGYLNVAMPALHKQLRLNPGSIVGAMSLISQAPAEIQVDAGAPMILLRLPASRFNAVAMQYPPALEHLGNLVSRLTNSIASDRLVV, encoded by the coding sequence GTGCTAATCGCAGATAAATCTACCCGCCTTCAGAAGCGTCTCGAAAAGTCGTTGCAAAAGGGCAAATACGACGATGCCCTATTGGCGCTATTTGATCTGCAGCGCATGGATCGACGCAACCCGCGTTGGGCAAGACGCATCGGTGACATCCATCGCCGTATTGGGAATCAAAAAAAATGCGCGGATGCTTACGAGCATGCGGTAGACCTCTACGCCAAGAAGGGCTTCATTACGCACGCAGTCGCGATGGCCAAAACAGTTCTTTCCATTGACCCCACGCGCAAGGCTGTCTTAGAGCGAGTGGATCCAACAGCTGCTCAAGAGCTATTGAAGAAAAGTCGGCCACCGATGGCAAAGGGAATCAATGCCGGAGAAAGCATCGAGCAGTCCGCGCAACCTCTTGAACGCGCAAACGATGAAAAGAGTGACGAGCTTCGATTTAACGATGCAGGCAAACGCGCTAGTGGCGTGTTTGAACTAAGCCGCCAAGAAGTAAGCGGAAACCGAAGCGAGCAACCAAACCCCGAAGCTGACCCGGATGCAGAGCGCATGGCAAACCTGCCCTTTTTCCCATTGTTTGCGGATATCCCACGCGAAGCGCTCAACGACCTTGTTTTACAATCCGAACTTGTTGAACTTGAAAAAGGACAAACCGTCATCAAGGCAGGCGACAAGGCCGATTCGCTTTATGCCATCGTTGAAGGACAAGTCATTGTGGATGTTCCCGAGATACCCGGAGAGCGTGACTTTATTCTCGCTGAGGGCGAAGTGTTTGGCGAAGCTTGCTTACTCAATCAAGAAAAACGCAGCGCCACAATCACAACCGAAACCCCAATCACAGCACTTCGTATCAGCAAGCCCACACTGGACGCTCTCGTTAAGAAGCATCCGCACGTTGGAGCAGTACTTCTCAACCTGCTCACACGACGCCTTATTAGCAACTTAGTACAAACATCGGAGTTGTTTGTTCCCTTTGATGTCGAAACGCGACAACAGCTTGCCTTGCTTTTCGAAGTGCGTCACGCCAAGATTGGCACTCGCATTATTGAACAAGGAAAACGTTCCGATGCCATGTACATTCCCCTGACGGGTTACCTGAACGTAGCCATGCCTGCTCTACACAAGCAACTTCGCTTGAATCCTGGATCGATTGTTGGCGCCATGTCTCTTATTTCGCAGGCTCCGGCTGAGATTCAAGTTGATGCGGGCGCGCCCATGATTCTTCTTCGACTGCCGGCATCGCGCTTCAACGCTGTTGCGATGCAGTACCCACCAGCACTGGAGCACCTAGGCAACTTGGTGAGCCGGCTGACCAACTCGATAGCCTCAGACCGCTTAGTGGTCTGA